In the genome of Triticum urartu cultivar G1812 chromosome 5, Tu2.1, whole genome shotgun sequence, one region contains:
- the LOC125508179 gene encoding uncharacterized protein LOC125508179 has product MASGCAKRKHGGEARCRCRCRHVHVHYHLPRRRVSLLRWLPRPRLSLLSYLLVPPVLSFALLAFVVSFLWFTLLYFVASLLSNDDDLESVKNVGIGGPASDVEDSGQEGNSEAKGEAVRHAAEHLTGDTATADNSFRRLEIKEVRADGFSQVPRTNDDKLVEDVNIFETSSATMADSEGFSGWRQVQDVPVDWFVDEHDIRVDSSSTPDDLFPSLYSTDSAEIHDFPDMDEPRGMSPDFLAESKQNMVVSSNTSCHHHGISDEYGEEYRDDRKELSACGTYEIIDFIDKHETRDQAPDGSFVEDEETGQFESSDEGSTQEKDAKSVLELVVDSIATLEDFREKQEVQNVPEVLITEANAEQSVGASNEGQDSSSEKEASMVSLHSVCEDAASSDASSHHYLVYEDDKQEEVTKHSTAEAEAPDPASAVICNIFENRQTPRNEAFDGFENDDEAREVASQESLGDEADKINDDSASELDLKGVHCGAPLLRRSPSQWWNLCGVVDVFAGSGD; this is encoded by the exons ATGGCTTCGGGCTGCGCCAAGAGGAAGCATGGAGGGGAGGCGAGATGCCGGTGCAGATGCCGCCATGTCCACGTCCACTACCACCTGCCACGCAGGCGAGTCTCGCTCCTCCGGTGGTTGCCTCGCCCTCGCCTCTCGCTGCTCTCCTACCTCCTGGTTCCTCCTGTTCTCTCCTTCGCCCTGCTTGCCTTTGTGGTGTCGTTTCTCTGGTTCACCTTGCTCTATTTCGTCGCCTCGCTCTTGAGCAACGATGACGATCTCGAATCCGTCAAGAATGTCGGCATCGGCGGCCCTGCCAGCGACGTCGAAGACAGTGGGCAAGAGGGAAATTCAGAGGCGAAAGGGGAAGCTGTGAGGCATGCGGCGGAACACCTGACTGGTGATACTGCTACGGCTGACAATTCTTTCAGGAGACTCGAGATAAAAGAAGTTCGGGCTGATGGATTCTCTCAAGTACCTCGGACGAACGACGACAAACTGGTCGAAGATGTGAATATCTTTGAGACAAGCAGTGCCACCATGGCTGATTCAGAGGGATTTTCCGGATGGCGTCAGGTACAGGATGTGCCGGTCGATTGGTTTGTGGATGAACACGACATCAGAGTGGACAGCAGTAGCACACCAGATGATTTATTTCCATCTCTGTATTCCACTGATTCAGCTGAAATTCATGATTTTCCTGACATGGACGAACCGAGAGGGATGTCACCGGACTTCCTTGCTGAAAGCAAGCAAAATATGGTCGTGTCATCAAATACTTCGTGTCATCATCATGGTATTAGCGACGAATATGGTGAAGAATATCGTGACGATAGGAAGGAGTTATCAGCTTGTGGTACATATGAAATTATTGATTTCATTGACAAGCACGAAACAAGAGACCAGGCACCTGACGGTTCTTTTGTTGAAGATGAGGAAACCGGACAGTTTGAATCCTCAGATGAAGGGAGTACCCAAGAAAAAGATGCAAAGAGTGTACTTGAACTGGTTGTTGATAGCATAGCGACTCTGGAAGATTTTCGTGAAAAGCAAGAAGTACAAAACGTGCCCGAAGTTCTGATCACGGAGGCAAATGCAGAGCAGAGTGTTGGAGCTTCAAACGAAGGTCAGGATTCCAGCAGTGAGAAGGAAGCATCAATGGTGTCACTTCATTCTGTTTGTGAAGATGCAGCCTCCTCAGATGCTTCATCCCACCATTATTTGGTTTATGAAGATGACAAACAGGAAGAGGTTACCAAACACAGCACAGCAGAAGCAGAGGCACCCGATCCTGCATCTGCTGTAATTTGCAACATCTTTGAGAACCGTCAGACACCAAGAAATGAGGCATTTGATGGTTTCGAGAATGACGACGAAGCCAGAGAGGTGGCCTCACAGGAGAGTCTGGGAGATGAAGCTGATAAAATTAACGATGACTCTGCCTCGGAG CTGGATTTGAAGGGAGTGCATTGTGGAGCGCCACTCCTCAGGAGGTCCCCATCACAATGGTGGAATTTATGTGGAGTCGTTGATGTGTTTGCTGGCTCGGGGGATTAA
- the LOC125555764 gene encoding SKP1-like protein 1 translates to MATVEACEKKMIMLKSADGEEFEVEEAVTMESQTIRHMIEDDYADKGIPIPNINSKVLSKVIEYCNKHVLAKTVDVSSGATCATASDTMAPATLAEDLKIWDAEFINVDPDTLFELIKVASYLDIKGLFDLTCQTAADMISGKPPEEIRNFFNIENDYLPEDEEKIRRENPWAF, encoded by the exons ATGGCGACCGTAGAGGCATGTGAGAAGAAGATGATAATGCTCAAGTCGGCCGATGGCGAGGAGTTCGAGGTGGAGGAGGCAGTCACCATGGAGTCGCAGACCATCCGCCACATGATCGAGGATGACTACGCCGACAAAGGCATCCCGATACCCAACATCAACTCCAAGGTCCTCTCCAAGGTCATCGAGTACTGCAATAAACATGTCCTGGCCAAGACAGTCGACGTCTCTAGTGGAGCCACATGTGCTACTGCGTCTGACACCATGGCTCCTGCCACCCTAGCCGAGGACCTCAAGATCTGGGACGCAGAATTCATCAACGTCGACCCTGACACCCTCTTCGAACTCATCAAG GTTGCAAGTTACCTCGACATCAAGGGGTTGTTCGACCTGACTTGCCAGACTGCTGCAGACATGATTAGTGGCAAACCTCCAGAGGAGATCCGTAATTTCTTCAACATCGAGAACGACTACTTGCCAGAGGACGAGGAGAAGATCCGCAGGGAGAACCCGTGGGCATTTTAG